One window of Geotoga petraea genomic DNA carries:
- a CDS encoding ABC transporter permease — protein sequence MKIFKLSIFEIKKIFRNPGMLVLIILIPIIIAYLGASFYPENLMGEHKIGIYNQDNSFLGRFGFIFLKQFLKWDNTVEINSEEELQSFIATRDFDSVLMIPKGFIDSLRNYEENELYIIPNPDKLQDAFSFYTIVDALFKELSGIPELSSGSTTNFLLQGGISVDENRKKPEIKLLIPQVNSNELKLSENSSLGFKDIFSPVVAVIMILLFSMIGIGNSISQTKENGLFDIYRANGLKIYEFIGFKFIAYFLIGLVASIYSWYIYRAFGVTSVASEINILLIISLNVFVYTSLGILISSITSNSKSTSFFLTALTGGLVLFGDVLIPIPKDSIVLQFSNFLPIKYSIESWRKLSILGYSMDNISKEIIYLLTFGLVFLISSYTLMYIKNKR from the coding sequence ATGAAGATATTTAAACTATCGATATTCGAAATAAAAAAAATATTTAGAAACCCAGGAATGCTTGTTTTGATAATTTTAATACCGATTATTATAGCTTATTTAGGAGCTTCTTTTTATCCAGAAAATTTAATGGGAGAACATAAAATTGGTATTTATAACCAAGATAATTCATTTTTAGGTAGATTTGGTTTTATTTTTTTGAAGCAGTTTTTAAAATGGGATAATACAGTTGAAATTAATTCAGAGGAAGAACTTCAGAGTTTCATAGCAACTCGAGATTTTGATTCAGTTTTGATGATCCCGAAAGGTTTTATAGATTCTCTTAGAAATTATGAAGAAAACGAACTTTATATTATTCCAAATCCGGATAAATTACAGGATGCTTTTTCTTTTTATACTATTGTAGACGCTTTGTTCAAAGAATTAAGTGGTATACCAGAGTTGTCAAGTGGATCTACTACCAATTTTTTACTTCAAGGTGGTATATCAGTTGATGAAAATAGGAAAAAGCCAGAAATTAAGTTGTTAATCCCTCAAGTTAATTCAAATGAACTAAAACTTTCAGAAAATTCAAGTTTAGGATTTAAAGATATATTTTCTCCAGTTGTTGCTGTTATTATGATCCTTTTATTTTCAATGATTGGCATTGGTAATAGTATTTCACAAACTAAGGAGAATGGATTGTTTGATATCTATAGGGCTAATGGTTTAAAAATTTATGAGTTTATTGGCTTTAAATTTATAGCTTATTTTTTAATTGGCCTTGTAGCAAGTATTTATTCTTGGTACATTTATAGGGCTTTTGGAGTTACTTCTGTTGCATCAGAAATAAACATATTGTTGATTATCTCTTTAAATGTATTTGTTTATACATCTTTAGGAATCCTTATATCAAGTATAACAAGTAATTCAAAGTCAACATCATTTTTTTTAACGGCTTTAACGGGAGGATTAGTCTTGTTTGGAGATGTATTAATACCTATACCAAAAGATTCTATAGTATTACAATTCTCTAATTTTTTACCGATTAAATATTCTATAGAATCTTGGAGAAAACTTTCTATTTTGGGATATTCAATGGACAATATATCAAAAGAAATTATATATTTATTGACATTTGGTTTGGTATTTTTGATTTCATCTTATACATTGATGTATATAAAAAATAAAAGGTAG
- a CDS encoding IGHMBP2 family helicase yields MIDEKKYYETFNQAIKEERKAEIESTISEIKNISGKKREEKGRAILNLDGRISGYEIGGFTVIKYGRKKYIDTNISVGDEVLISKGDPLKSDYLATVTNIGNRYIEVVVAGGVPYWALKNIRLDLYFNDVTYSRMKDALKRFRNNSEYFQNLKNILLEKEKPTINNLECQIDFFDDRLNKFQKEAVKKSIKENDLFLLYGPPGTGKTRTITEIILQEAKLGKKILATAESNVATDNLVEYLTKIPHNFKIIRIGHPARVSERIKDMLIYNAVKNKQSYINAQKMREEMNELIETRNKYKKPNPSLRRGMSDDQIKKHARNKKSFRGINPKKMKSMAKWIKYNEMIDELYMNIKDLEEFALDSVIEESDIIITTNATAGSDFLEDKNFDVSIIDEGSQSMEPSSLISVTKSKKFIMSGDHNQLPPTILSDKAKDVLSKTLFQRMINKYPENSYMLKIQYRMNEQIMEIPNKFFYGNELIADDSVKNHTIKDLINIDDYDDILDPNKTVVFLNTSASDKKEEEQKFGSKSRRNIFESDVIVEILEKFKKRNFDLENIGIISPYFDQIELIEEKIKNKFNLVPEISTVDGFQGREKEVIIISNVRSNENSDIGFLEDYRRLNVSITRSKRKLIIIGDSETLKENVYYKNLIEHLKEKDLFIDITWG; encoded by the coding sequence ATATCAGGTAAAAAAAGAGAAGAAAAAGGAAGGGCAATTTTAAATCTTGATGGAAGGATTTCTGGATATGAAATAGGTGGTTTTACAGTAATAAAATATGGTAGAAAAAAATATATAGACACTAATATCTCTGTTGGAGATGAAGTTTTGATAAGCAAAGGAGATCCACTAAAATCTGATTATCTTGCAACGGTTACAAACATAGGAAATAGATATATTGAGGTTGTTGTAGCAGGCGGTGTTCCTTATTGGGCACTTAAGAATATAAGATTAGATTTATATTTTAATGATGTCACATATTCAAGAATGAAAGATGCCTTGAAAAGGTTTAGAAATAATTCTGAATATTTTCAAAATCTCAAAAATATTTTGTTGGAAAAAGAAAAGCCTACTATAAACAATTTAGAGTGTCAAATTGATTTTTTTGATGATAGACTAAATAAATTTCAAAAAGAAGCTGTAAAAAAATCTATTAAAGAAAATGATTTATTTTTATTATATGGCCCCCCAGGTACTGGAAAAACTAGAACAATAACTGAAATAATATTGCAAGAAGCAAAATTAGGTAAGAAAATACTTGCAACTGCAGAATCAAATGTTGCTACAGATAATTTGGTTGAATATTTAACAAAGATTCCTCACAATTTTAAAATTATAAGGATAGGGCATCCTGCAAGGGTTAGCGAAAGAATAAAAGATATGCTAATTTATAATGCCGTTAAGAATAAACAAAGTTATATTAATGCTCAGAAAATGAGAGAAGAGATGAATGAACTTATTGAAACAAGAAACAAGTATAAAAAACCAAATCCGAGTTTAAGGCGCGGAATGTCTGATGATCAGATAAAAAAACACGCAAGAAACAAAAAGTCTTTTAGAGGAATAAATCCAAAAAAAATGAAATCTATGGCTAAATGGATTAAATACAATGAAATGATAGATGAATTATACATGAATATTAAAGATTTAGAAGAATTTGCTTTAGATTCTGTGATAGAAGAATCTGATATTATAATCACTACAAATGCTACGGCTGGTTCAGATTTTTTAGAAGATAAAAATTTTGATGTTTCAATAATAGATGAAGGATCGCAATCTATGGAGCCATCAAGTCTTATAAGTGTCACTAAATCAAAAAAATTTATAATGTCTGGTGACCATAACCAATTACCTCCTACTATTCTTTCTGACAAAGCTAAAGATGTTCTATCTAAAACACTTTTTCAAAGAATGATAAATAAATATCCAGAGAATTCCTACATGTTGAAAATTCAGTACAGGATGAATGAGCAAATAATGGAAATTCCAAACAAGTTTTTTTATGGAAATGAATTAATAGCTGACGATTCTGTAAAAAATCATACTATAAAAGATTTGATAAATATTGACGATTATGATGATATTTTGGATCCCAACAAAACTGTTGTTTTTTTAAACACAAGTGCATCTGATAAAAAAGAAGAAGAACAAAAATTTGGTTCAAAATCAAGAAGAAATATTTTTGAGTCAGATGTGATAGTTGAAATTCTTGAAAAATTCAAAAAAAGAAATTTTGATTTAGAAAATATTGGTATTATAAGTCCATATTTTGATCAAATTGAGCTAATAGAAGAAAAAATAAAAAATAAATTCAACTTAGTTCCTGAAATTAGCACTGTTGATGGTTTTCAAGGTAGAGAAAAAGAAGTTATTATTATTTCAAATGTTAGAAGCAATGAAAACTCTGATATTGGATTTTTAGAGGATTATAGAAGATTAAATGTTTCAATAACAAGATCAAAAAGAAAACTTATAATAATTGGCGATTCAGAGACATTAAAGGAAAATGTTTATTATAAAAATCTAATAGAACATTTAAAAGAAAAAGATCTTTTTATAGATATAACATGGGGGTAG